A stretch of the Theileria equi strain WA chromosome 1, complete sequence genome encodes the following:
- a CDS encoding hypothetical protein (encoded by transcript BEWA_032920A), giving the protein MWVSSSRLRMAIAKSKKVKEKGKKSTDDDFRKGIHDTHKYVFMLIAYCMAPITGVSLLLESIFHCENIANKCYLSYIITGSISTMTSLIWLQMDFASWVLYFWMLMPILVLFVPVIYFGNGQIAKMIFILLCGIVGILEAPILQASTFVISKLFLNSAASTLYSGYPFGLISMGLFQLVTEYIVGTSSIPQMRLCATLCYGVQAVVGIFTALWVTYLYIKYNERVKKEEEKKKKQEQKQSQEESSSGGGKTKVRLLGKVIVVVPYYSPRLVIQTVGTVLRVFFHPCLIPFLIDLSNREKLVISLSFMFFDFIGVNYAGNFDETIDPSEKVPSQSHFLFLITRDLTLHLIWISTISLVSFIVWNIWTCKFEFTNSSFFLLLLASINGFIGGIFTGRGLNCCFPILEYYNGQGVIGDDIIKLDNIINDIALSFDYIMCFLMSLFSNITERFILNHKNSREYILRNNKGDLSIETVNALLMQFKGSL; this is encoded by the coding sequence ATGTGGGTATCCTCGTCAAGACTTCGTATGGCAATAGCCAAATCAAAGAAGGTAAAAGAAAAGGGGAAGAAAAGTACAGATGATGATTTTAGGAAGGGAATCCATGACACCCACAAGTATGTCTTTATGTTGATTGCATACTGCATGGCACCCATTACCGGTGTTTCTCTGCTTCTCGAAAGCATCTTCCACTGCGAGAACATCGCCAACAAGTGTTACTTGTCATATATTATCACTGGTTCTATCTCCACCATGACGTCCCTCATTTGGCTGCAAATGGACTTTGCCTCCTGGGTACTTTACTTCTGGATGCTCATGCCTATTCTGGTTCTATTTGTCCCAGTCATATACTTTGGGAACGGACAAATAGCCAAGATgatcttcattcttctctgtGGAATAGTTGGAATTCTCGAGGCACCGATCCTTCAGGCATCTACATTTGTGATATCAAAGCTATTCCTAAATTCTGCAGCTTCAACTCTCTATTCCGGCTACCCATTTGGGCTAATCTCCATGGGACTGTTCCAGCTAGTCACGGAGTACATTGTAGGTACCAGCAGTATACCTCAGATGAGGTTATGCGCAACTCTATGCTATGGAGTCCAGGCCGTCGTCGGAATTTTCACAGCCCTCTGGGTCACCTATCTCTACATAAAGTATAACGAGCGTGTCaaaaaggaggaagagaaaaagaagaagcaaGAGCAGAAGCAAAGCCAGGAAGAGAGTAGTAGCGGGGGTGGAAAAACAAAGGTAAGATTGCTAGGCAAGGTCATAGTGGTTGTGCCGTATTATTCACCTCGTCTTGTTATACAGACCGTTGGAACTGTCCTGAGGGTGTTCTTTCATCCCTGTCTCATACCGTTCCTCATAGATTTGTCTAACAGAGAGAAACTTGTAATCTCGCTTTCTTTCATGTTCTTTGACTTTATAGGCGTAAATTATGCCGGAAACTTTGATGAAACTATTGACCCATCTGAAAAGGTTCCCTCTCAAtctcattttttatttttaatcaCAAGGGATTTGACTCTTCATCTTATATGGATATCAACTATTTCCCTGGTCTCATTTATCGtctggaacatttggaCCTGCAAATTTGAATTCACCAACTCTtcgttcttcctcctcctcTTGGCATCCATAAATGGCTTTATCGGAGGAATCTTTACTGGAAGAGGACTAAATTGTTGCTTTCCCATTCTAGAATATTATAATGGACAGGGAGTTATAGGAGATGATATCATAAAACTTGACAATATCATTAACGATATCGCACTTTCTTTCGATTACATCATGTGCTTTTTAATGTCTCTATTCTCCAACATTACTGAAAGATTCATACTCaatcacaaaaattccagagaatatattctcaGAAACAACAAGGGCGATTTATCAATCGAAACTGTAAATGCTCtactaatgcagtttaaaGGGTCATTATAA
- a CDS encoding uncharacterized protein (encoded by transcript BEWA_032940A) has product MLKAIASRSRYELELSRRQDRDDNLIKYNLHLLSLQRSTSSIIIGIVVGILNLSSLLGIATYIAFNGLSGLFVCMNINYKTSDYFVKGNSPFFHNLFVDSLVSFKPLNHTNPQLFFLFWIISYDFCHIFLL; this is encoded by the exons ATGTTAAAGGCCATAGCAAGTCGTTCCAGGTATGAATTGGAGCTCTCTAGACGTCAGGACCGGGACGATAATCTCATAAAGTACAATTTGCATTTGTTATCGCTGCA GAGATCCACGTCGTCCATCATAATCGGAATCGTTGTCGGCATACTAAACCTCTCCTCTCTGCTAG GCATCGCCACTTATATCGCATTCAACGGCCTCTCCGGACTTTTCGTCTGTATGAACATAAATTACAAGACCAGCGACTACTTTGTAAAGGGGAATAGCCCCTTCTTTCACAATTTATTCGTCGATAGTTTGGTGAGTTTTAAGCCCCTAAATCACACAAACCCTCAGCTATTCTTTCTCTTTTGGATCATTTCTTACGACTTTTGTCACATATTTTTGCTCTAG
- a CDS encoding ferredoxin/adrenodoxin, putative (encoded by transcript BEWA_032960A), with translation MRFLVNLLQRIPLRNLGSRPALPKNGSHRRFLTTSSNDTVSVVFVQHDEEIDVTVPVGTNILEAAHQNNIELEGACDGCMACSTCHVILEDHVYDSLPEPSEAEMDMLDLAPCLTETSRLGCQVVLQKEHEGIKIQLPRITRNFYVDGHVPAPH, from the exons ATGCGGTTTCTAGTAAATTTGTTGCAACGCATACCGTTGAGAAACCTCGGCTCCAGGCCCGCCCTTCCGAAAAATGGAAGCCACAGGAGATTCCTGACCACCTCCAGCAACGACAC GGTGAGCGTGGTATTCGTACAACACGACGAAGAGATCGATGTAACGGTGCCGGTTGGCACGAACATACTGGAGGCTGCACATCAAAATAACATCGAACTAGAAG GAGCCTGTGATGGGTGCATGGCATGCTCCACTTGTCACGTAATTCTGGAAGATCACGTCTACGATTCGCTCCCGGAACCCTCGGAAGCCGAAATGGATATGCTCGACCTGGCCCCCTGTCTAACTGAAAC GTCAAGACTTGGATGCCAAGTGGTATTACAAAAGGAGCACGAAGGCATAAAAATACAGCTTCCACGTATAACTCGCAACTTTTACGTGGATGGGCATGTACCCGCTCCGCACTAG
- a CDS encoding hypothetical protein (encoded by transcript BEWA_032970A) encodes MLKVSTNVYGTILTRRFLNRMVTFSIGFAGTYAFTNPDLDRIWEVHPAFEQKSYAFVNFYQVAPEDSDHFEKNIKCLTRFLQTQEGYGYTRVLRLDKDAKGPLANYQYVGIQTWFNADLMKKALDSTISQKIIANLRLKNPYNSIMYKIMVDDSSFVPN; translated from the exons ATGTTAAAGGTATCGACAAACGTATACGGTACCATCCTCACTAGGAGGTTTCTCAATCGCATGGTGACGTTTTCAATCGGTTTCGCAGGGACATACGCGTTCACGAACCCAGATTTGGACCGAATTTGGGAGGTTCACCCGGCCTTTGAGCAAAAGAGCTACGCCTTTGTCAATTTCTACCAGGTGGCTCCGGAGGATTCCGACCATTTCGAGAAGAACATCAAGTGCTTGACCAGGTTCCTCCAGACCCAGGAAG GCTATGGGTATACACGAGTGCTACGATTGGACAAGGACGCCAAAGGGCCGCTGGCAAACTACCAGTACGTGGGCATCCAGACGTGGTTCAACGCTGACCTCATGAAAAAGGCTCTGGACTCCACTATCTCGCAGAAGATTATCGCAAACCTGCGCCTGAAGAACCCATACAACTCgataatgtacaaaattATGGTCGACGACTCCTCCTTCGTCCCGAACTAA
- a CDS encoding ABC transporter, ATP-binding protein domain containing protein (encoded by transcript BEWA_032910A): MMVDKGDRTPEVYDHHFWESEPSLTLRKVVKPDGTKFRYFDETSIFSFIFFTWAYKWTKAAGEKYFDPYMLHPLPLADQILRWQPILSKHISDGIASLEAYKTLSEEVKKKAKKPPKYILAWAIWLTFWKRLVGIIVSVVVMNGVGMSVAIFLHKLLGLLPKKGFKLITLLSLAFSIIAVELFKDVCMDHINYYVQRLAIIMDSSIRITIFQHGLCYRRSLFGHLSDNPDACKSIIHGCSGEDKCSNDPFLCRARRYKNNEVVPKIYPLVLNDSYYIPFFVEFITGMIDFLTAFIYGMILMNSQFHVKSLNILSVSLSFVVCMVVVEITNGFLMRYYLGIRDHKIARANEVIVSSLKLVETMSLDDIGHNMITETRNDELVLVFIRFFLSLVNKVFMTSIMCVNIIILVTDFVGQVKDATNVESIDPSGLLASIFVIMKIIGPLYLLPFKLKSFVTSMTSFLRVERFLRTCSPNFYLPDNKFTGDTPLPEALPGEEKTLPKGLVVMFKKASFAWVNSRKDLLDNTGVTCLRDLDFVLNTGDLAIITGAQGSGKTNFVKAVLGDMTLVEGSMAALPLSTNMPIFYASQKVWLQKGTIKSNITFGHRFDEDIYKTVIKTVELEHDISTWEGGDMRKISENGYSLSGGQRMRVGLARAIYAYLIFSKTNRESESDHSFLVVIDDCFTGLDPFVAKTIFRNLFSVNGGLLTKGDVATVLTISRRILEACVSSESSESFPDAPMYALRSEALVQDNRLRSFMKNKTEDVRYPVTSIDKMELQSVPFDVLRRCSSDDFTKLGRRRSTESRYSDSPTVQHLYDKNKTKNYKSDIIRQFKVYFSAASWPVFLFLFLTLIFATLDSTKFIITSKVSDSIVNYTDEHDKTSVSLEDVKEYCYKSLRWILVLSIAVMIGAFFRIVAMTKASFNVSRRIHEYCIDSVFTNNSAALAIKKSLGCVITFFYNETLYIDTEISHFVHDSSVLSIETVVHTLTLFFMMPWSTPIAVILCFIILRYFVYYFVKSCKHSYLASMESFSQINAIIETAIVGSPIYRSFKKEWELIHSMFEHIDYNLRCDYLTYSAMFGTSIAFKCLLAPLALFILFFPIIRSRYFGVEIKVGYYAMAYSVFLSLTGTFSNFLRLYCYLELYMGSIRRFENFVLPGAEVKFKKKRNIHQTDVIVDRSASIGDESPSDENIKDSLRRRRYNEHAKRRAARCTSLKMLFFKHQVNILDISKYAVPGQVRVQLRDVSVHVTSGKSKEKHAILKNVTCSADTSDIIGIVGRTGAGKSTLLSVLQGLARNRGGSVLLDGCDLNDMPKNVTRQIIGVLPQLPFVFRGWTVRRFIDPRMLFDDTNIEMALENCGLLKFVENLSGGEGLDTIIIPDHYHKDMPRYYKRVYYGPTLKPHDSSVDNVNVDHGMVLSNSQLRTLSVARLVLYREFFKVLLVDEPPEDEHETSFATIGTPIYDLIKTHFGHCTTFIAAHDVSMLRFCTSVWVFHKGSLIRTCKTEDIVDTGSLSKIIEDCITTHA, encoded by the coding sequence ATGATGGTAGATAAAGGGGATAGAACCCCGGAAGTGTATGATCATcacttttgggagagtgaACCTTCCCTAACTCTGAGGAAGGTAGTGAAGCCTGACGGCACAAAGTTTCGGTACTTTGACGAAACGAGTATATTCAgctttatatttttcacaTGGGCATATAAATGGACCAAAGCGGCAGGGGAGAAGTATTTTGACCCTTACATGCTTCATCCTCTTCCCTTGGCCGACCAGATACTCCGCTGGCAGCCTATTCTTTCTAAGCACATTAGTGATGGTATCGCAAGTCTTGAGGCATATAAGACCCTCAGTGAAGAGGTAAAGAAGAAGGCCAAGAAACCGCCAAAGTACATTCTGGCATGGGCCATTTGGctaactttttggaaaaggttgGTTGGTATTATAGTGAGCGTAGTGGTAATGAATGGTGTTGGAATGAGCGTTGCTATTTTCCTTCACAAATTGCTAGGTTTACTACCAAAAAAAGGTTTCAAACTCATTACACTACTCTCTCTAGCATTCTCTATCATCGCTGTTGAGTTATTCAAGGACGTTTGCATGGACCACATCAACTACTACGTGCAAAGACTTGCCATTATAATGGACTCTTCTATCCGTATTACAATTTTTCAGCATGGACTCTGTTACAGAAGGAGTCTGTTTGGGCATCTCTCTGACAACCCTGACGCTTGCAAGAGCATCATTCATGGTTGTTCTGGAGAGGATAAATGTTCCAACGACCCATTCTTGTGCCGGGCAAGGCGTTACAAGAACAATGAGGTCGTTCCCAAAATATATCCTCTAGTGCTAAACGACTCGTACTACATTCCCTTCTTTGTGGAATTCATTACGGGTATGATTGACTTTTTGACTGCGTTCATCTACGGCATGATTCTCATGAACAGCCAATTTCATGTCAAATCTTTGAACATTTTATCGGTCTCCCTTTCCTTTGTTGTATGCATGGTTGTTGTGGAGATTACAAATGGTTTCCTCATGAGGTACTACTTGGGTATCAGGGATCACAAAATTGCAAGGGCCAATGAGGTCATTGTCTCTTCATTGAAGCTGGTTGAGACAATGTCACTGGATGACATCGGTCATAATATGATAACTGAGACTAGAAACGACGAGCTAGTGTTGGTATTCATCCGTTTCTTTTTATCACTCGTCAACAAGGTTTTCATGACATCTATCATGTGTGTGAACATTATCATCTTGGTCACTGACTTTGTCGGACAAGTTAAGGACGCCACCAACGTTGAGAGCATTGATCCTTCGGGACTCTTGGCATCCATCTTTGTCATCATGAAGATCATCGGCCCATTGTATCTACTCCCATTCAAGCTAAAATCCTTTGTAACTAGCATGACCTCATTCCTGAGGGTGGAACGTTTCTTGAGAActtgttctccaaacttttatcttcCGGATAACAAGTTTACTGGGGATACTCCTTTGCCAGAGGCACTACCTGGTGAAGAGAAGACACTGCCAAAAGGCCTAGTTGTAATGTTCAAGAAGGCCTCCTTTGCGTGGGTAAATAGCAGGAAGGATCTTCTAGACAATACTGGTGTTACTTGTCTGAGAGaccttgactttgtcctcaaCACTGGTGACCTTGCCATCATTACTGGTGCTCAAGGTTCTGGTAAGaccaactttgtcaaggcGGTTcttggtgacatgactcttgttgaaggatcaatggctgCACTGCCTCTCTCCACcaacatgccaatattctatgcTTCTCAAAAAGTGtggctacaaaagggtaccattAAGTCTAACATTACCTTTGGTCAcagatttgatgaggatatcTACAAGACAGTCATCAAGACAGTTGAACTTGAGCATGACATATCCACCTGGGAAGGAGGTGATATGCGTAAGATCTCTGAAAATGGCTACTCTCTCAGTGGAGGTCAGAGAATGAGAGTTGGACTTGCTCGTGCCATCTATGCCTACCTCATCTTCAGTAAGACTAATAGGGAGAGTGAATCTgaccattcattccttgTGGTAATAGATGACTGCTTCACTGGACTAGACCCATTTGTGGCGAAGACAATCTTTAGGAATCTCTTTAGTGTTAATGGTGGACTATTGACAAAGGGTGATGTTGCCACAGTACTAACCATCTCAAGGCGTATTTTGGAAGCTTGTGTATCATCCGAGTCATCGGAGTCATTCCCAGATGCTCCGATGTACGCATTGAGGAGTGAAGCCCTTGTACAGGATAACAGGCTCAGATCATTCATGAAAAACAAGACTGAAGATGTTCGATATCCGGTGACTTCAATAGATAAAATGGAACTTCAGTCTGTACCATTTGATGTTCTTAGGAGGTGTAGTTCGGATGATTTTACCAAACTTGGACGAAGGAGGTCTACGGAGTCTAGATATTCCGACTCTCCAACAGTTCAACATTTGTATGATAAGAACAAGActaaaaattataaaagTGACATCATTAGACAATTTAAGGTTTACTTCAGTGCTGCCAGTTGGCCGGTATTTttgttcctcttccttACTTTAATATTTGCAACTTTGGATAGCACGAAATTTATCATTACCTCAAAGGTTTCTGACTCAATTGTCAATTATACAGATGAACATGATAAGACATCAGTTTCGCTGGAGGATGTTAAGGAGTACTGTTATAAATCTTTGAGATGGATTCTTGTTCTTTCCATCGCTGTCATGATCGGAGCTTTCTTCCGTATAGTTGCCATGACAAAGGCCTCTTTTAATGTATCTAGGAGAATCCACGAATATTGCATTGACTCTGTTTTTACCAATAATTCTGCAGCATTGGCAATAAAGAAGTCTTTGGGTTGTGTAATcacattcttctacaaTGAGACGCTCTACATTGACACTGAGATTAGCCATTTCGTTCACGACTCATCAGTTTTGTCGATTGAGACTGTGGTCCATACGTTGACACTCTTCTTCATGATGCCGTGGTCTACTCCAATTGCTGTTATACTTTGCTTCATCATTCTGAGGTACTTTGTTTACTATTTTGTCAAGTCATGCAAGCACTCATATCTTGCTTCCATGGAATCTTTTAGTCAAATCAATGCCATAATTGAGACGGCTATAGTTGGATCACCTATATATCGCAGTtttaaaaaggaatgggaGTTGATACATAGCATGTTTGAACATATAGACTATAACCTGAGGTGCGATTACCTAACCTATTCTGCAATGTTTGGTACTTCTATCGCCTTCAAGTGTCTACTCGCGCCATTGGCGctattcattctcttcttccctATCATCCGCTCACGTTATTTTGGCGTGGAGATCAAGGTTGGTTATTATGCCATGGCATATTCTGTCTTCTTGAGTCTGACTGGcacattttccaatttCCTCAGACTTTATTGCTATCTAGAACTTTACATGGGATCAATCAGGAGGTTCGAAAATTTTGTCCTTCCTGGTGCAGAGGTCAAGTttaaaaagaaaaggaacattCATCAGACCGATGTTATTGTTGATCGTTCTGCATCAATTGGAGATGAAAGCCCATCcgatgaaaatattaagGACTCCCTTCGTAGAAGACGTTATAATGAGCATGCCAAGAGAAGAGCTGCTAGATGTACTAGTCTCAAGAtgctcttctttaagcACCAGGTTAATATacttgacatttccaagtatgCAGTTCCAGGTCAAGTCAGAGTACAGCTAAGAGATGTCAGTGTACATGTGACGTCTGGCAAGTCTAAGGAGAAGCATGCCAttctcaagaatgttaCCTGCTCAGCTGATACCTCGGACATTATCGGTATTGTTGGTAGAACTGGAGCAGGAAAGTCTACCCTATTGTCAGTACTGCAGGGTCTGGCAAGGAATAGAGGTGGTTCTGTTCTCCTAGATGGTTGTGATTTAaatgatatgccaaagaatgtgactAGGCAGATCATCGGAGTACTTCCTCAACTGCCCTTCGTATTCAGAGGTTGGACTGTTCGCAGATTCATTgatccaagaatgttatttgatGATACCAATATTGAAATGGCTCTGGAAAATTGTGGTTTACTCAAGTTTGTTGAGAACCTCTCAGGTGGTGAAGGTCTTGACACCATCATCATACCTGACCATTACCAcaaggatatgccaaggtATTACAAGAGGGTATACTATGGACCTACTTTAAAGCCACATGATTCTTCTGTGGATAATGTCAACGTTGACCATGGCATGGTGCTTTCAAACTCACAGCTACGCACACTTTCAGTAGCAAGACTAGTGCTCTACAGGgaattcttcaaggttCTCCTGGTTGatgaacctccagaggatgaacaTGAGACCTCGTTCGCTACAATTGGGACCCCCATTTATGATTTAATCAAGACACATTTTGGACAttgtacaacatttatagCAGCTCATGATGTGAGTATGTTACGCTTTTGCACTTCAGTTTGGGTCTTCCACAAAGGTTCTCTCATTAGGACCTGCAAGACTGAGGATATCGTAGATACTGGGTCACTCTCCAAAATTATAGAAGACTGCATTACCACACACGCTTAA
- a CDS encoding signal peptide-containing protein (encoded by transcript BEWA_032950A) gives MIRLLWIIASGLCAEPSDDGTSHKGLNIDISYANSGPIGQVKGEYTGALMDVKLPVPFLYIRPSLLENVHQIAEAALENETIKAGRLSAHGHILI, from the exons ATGATACGTTTGTTATGGATAATCGCGTCGGGTCTCTGTGCGGAGCCCTCTGACGATGGAACGAGTCACAAGGGCCTGAATATCGACATTAGCTACGCAAACAGCGGTCCCATAGGTCAAGTGAAGGGGGAATACACAG GTGCTCTGATGGACGTCAAGCTCCCGGTACCGTTTCTCTACATTCGTCCCAGTTTGCTGGAAAATGTGCACCAAATCGCTGAAGCTGCACTG GAAAACGAGACCATCAAAGCCGGTAGATTGTCTGCACATGGCCACATTCTGATTTAG
- a CDS encoding signal peptide-containing protein (encoded by transcript BEWA_032980A) has product MVKLLTFYALVTPFIFTRFCFGAQTTAGLQESTRHRTGASFTHASREEEEEEVEHDLDAAEDR; this is encoded by the exons ATGGTCAAGTTGTTGACGTTTTATGCTCTAGTTACTCCTTTTATATTCACACGTTTCTGCTTTGGCGCACAGACTACCGCCGGTCTCCAGGAATCAACTCGACATCGCACAGGGGCCTCCTTTACACACGCCAGTCGCgaggaggaggaagaagaagtCGAACACGAC CTTGATGCCGCAGAGGACAGGTAA
- a CDS encoding geranylgeranyl transferase type II beta subunit, putative (encoded by transcript BEWA_032930A), giving the protein MDRLSEYFRKFTSFGVSVLCKDDGPSSIGMHYEKSFICGSFWSICGLKILSGENIPDECLAKILAKLKRCLTVVNSRSKSTEISTAKGFRQYDNEEFYTANIQSTLYAVQIYHLLEKTGTDENEMIRDLIIQDSDLESILMFIKLLWNDKAGFFYNSLNYKSSHDLRHTMSSLCTFVLTNELLRIERNEILEKMQEFVNFDLFFKFIKSHFNQDGGVSLVPGGQSHAAAAFCLIGIFILIDRLHKISKIRIQLLVTWLLGRISVSGGVSGRVGKSNDICYIWWSLATLMLIQKNYRKKIVIFRDDSVPLQIYNFILNSQNKDGGFSSNTSCSKSDPYHSFTALLALCLIDEFVDGAKFSRIDPLFALPA; this is encoded by the exons ATGGATAGGTTGAGTGAGTACTTTAGgaaatttacaagtttTGGAGTTTCTGTATTATGCAAAGATGACGGTCCTAGCTCCATCGGCATGCATTACGAAAAGTCCTTCATCTGTGGATCGTTTTGGTCAATCTGCGGACTAAAAATCCTCTCTGGTGAGAATATACCAGACGAGTGTCTGGCAAAGATACTGGCAAAACTCAAAAGGTGTCTCACAGTCGTTAATTCTCGATCAAAAAGTACAGAAATTTCCACCGCCAAGGGTTTTAGACAGTATGataatgaggaattttatACTGCAAATATACAAAGCACACTTTATGCAgtacaaatttatcatctACTTGAAAAGACTGGAACTGACGAAAATGAAATGATAAGGGACCTTATCATCCAAGATTCCGACCTTGAATCCATCTTAATGTTCATAAAACTGCTATGGAATGACAAGGCTGGCTTCTTTTACAACTCTCTAAACTACAAGAGCAGCCACGATTTGAGACACACGATGTCGTCGTTGTGCACATTTGTGCTAACAAACGAACTTTTGAGGATAGAGAGAAatgaaattttggaaaaaatgcaagagtttgtaaattttgaCCTGTTTTTCAAGTTTATAAAGAGCCATTTCAACCAAGATGGAGGTGTGTCACTCGTACCAGGGGGTCAGAGCCACGCAGCTGCCGCTTTTTGTTTAATaggaatatttattctGATTGACAGACTGCACAAGATATCAAAAATCAGGATCCAACTACTGGTAAC ATGGCTATTGGGGCGTATTTCAGTTTCGGGAGGAGTGAGCGGAAGAGTAGGAAAATCCAATGACATTTGCTATATTTGGTGGTCATTGGCGACATTAATGCTAATACAGAAGAATTATCGCAAGAAAATTGTCATTTTTAGGGATGATTCTGTGCCTTTGCAGATTTATAATTTCATTTTAAACTCGCAAAATAAAGATGGCGGATTTTCATCCAATACTTCATGCAGTAAATCAGATCCATATCATTCATTTACTGCACTTTTGGCCCTGTGCTTAATTGATGAATTTGTCGACGGGGCCAAATTCTCAAGAATTGATCCCTTGTTTGCACTACCGGCATAA